One Paraburkholderia phytofirmans OLGA172 genomic window carries:
- a CDS encoding ABC transporter ATP-binding protein: protein MTIRNLSVDFNGLPAVDRINLDVAPGEVLGVVGESGSGKSVTMMALMGLIDAPGKVTADEITFNGKNLLKASARERRKIIGKDIAMVFQDALTSLNPSYTVGYQIKEVLKLHEGLHGSALDKRALELLDQVGIPDAKGRITSFPHQMSGGMNQRVMIAMAIACNPKLLIADEPTTALDVTIQAQIMELLMKLQKERGMALVLISHDLAVVSEVAQRVAVMYAGELIETNRVPDIFAAPHHPYTEALLAAIPEHNVGAVRLAALPGMVPGRDDRPKGCLFAPRCKYVVDDCMKARPALAPMQGHAEVARVRCIKPLNLSGDANVHTHGGAR from the coding sequence TTGACCATCCGCAATCTGTCGGTGGACTTCAACGGCCTGCCCGCGGTCGACCGGATCAACCTCGATGTCGCGCCCGGCGAAGTGCTCGGCGTAGTCGGCGAATCGGGTTCGGGCAAAAGCGTGACGATGATGGCGCTGATGGGCCTGATCGACGCACCGGGCAAAGTCACCGCGGACGAGATCACCTTCAACGGCAAGAATTTGCTGAAGGCATCGGCAAGAGAGCGTCGCAAGATCATCGGCAAAGACATCGCGATGGTGTTCCAGGACGCGCTCACCAGTCTGAATCCGAGCTACACGGTCGGCTATCAGATCAAGGAAGTGTTGAAGCTGCACGAAGGCCTGCACGGCAGCGCGTTGGACAAACGCGCGCTGGAGTTGCTCGACCAGGTCGGCATTCCGGACGCGAAGGGCCGCATCACGTCGTTCCCGCATCAGATGTCGGGCGGCATGAACCAGCGCGTGATGATCGCGATGGCGATCGCCTGCAATCCGAAGCTGCTGATCGCCGACGAACCGACCACCGCGCTCGACGTGACGATCCAGGCGCAGATCATGGAGCTGCTGATGAAGCTGCAGAAGGAACGCGGCATGGCGCTCGTGCTGATCTCGCACGATCTGGCGGTGGTGTCCGAGGTCGCACAGCGCGTCGCGGTCATGTACGCTGGCGAGTTGATCGAAACCAACCGGGTGCCGGATATCTTCGCCGCGCCGCATCATCCGTACACGGAGGCGTTGCTGGCGGCGATTCCCGAGCACAATGTCGGCGCGGTGCGGCTCGCTGCACTGCCGGGCATGGTGCCGGGGCGCGACGACCGTCCCAAAGGCTGTCTCTTCGCGCCGCGCTGCAAATACGTGGTCGACGACTGCATGAAGGCGCGCCCCGCACTGGCGCCGATGCAAGGTCATGCTGAAGTGGCGCGCGTGCGCTGCATCAAACCGCTGAACCTGAGCGGCGACGCCAACGTTCACACCCATGGAGGCGCACGATGA
- a CDS encoding peptide ABC transporter ATP-binding protein, whose protein sequence is MNAVFEPRRQSDHAGDHVLVADKLARYYTVKRGMFSQGTVKALNGVSFALERGKTLAVVGESGCGKSTLARQLTMIEAPSAGRLLIDGEDVAGADHAKIAALRRRVQMVFQNPFASLNPRKTVEQTLGEPLAINTQLSTAERTERIAQMMRTVGLRPEHAKRYPHMFSGGQRQRVAIARAMILDPQIVVADEPVSALDVSIQAQILNLFMDLQEQFKTSYVFISHNLSVVEHIADDVMVMYFGGVAELGDKKRIFSKPRHPYTRALMSATPSIFEADRTIKIKLQGEMPSPLNPPSGCTFHQRCPYAIDRCRSEEPKLREVDGRQVSCHRAEEVGDMDA, encoded by the coding sequence ATGAACGCAGTATTCGAACCGCGGCGCCAGTCGGACCACGCGGGCGATCATGTGCTGGTTGCCGACAAGCTTGCGCGTTACTACACGGTGAAGCGCGGCATGTTCAGCCAGGGTACGGTAAAGGCTTTGAACGGCGTGTCGTTTGCGCTCGAACGCGGCAAGACGCTGGCGGTAGTCGGCGAATCGGGCTGCGGCAAATCCACTCTCGCGCGTCAACTGACCATGATCGAAGCGCCCAGCGCGGGCCGCTTGCTGATCGACGGTGAAGACGTGGCCGGCGCTGATCACGCGAAGATCGCCGCGCTGCGGCGGCGCGTGCAGATGGTATTTCAGAATCCGTTTGCTTCGCTGAATCCGCGTAAGACCGTCGAGCAGACGCTCGGCGAACCGCTCGCGATCAACACGCAGCTGAGTACGGCCGAACGCACCGAACGGATCGCGCAGATGATGCGCACGGTCGGCCTGCGCCCGGAGCATGCAAAGCGCTATCCGCACATGTTCTCGGGCGGTCAGCGGCAGCGCGTGGCGATTGCGCGCGCGATGATCCTCGATCCGCAGATCGTGGTCGCCGATGAGCCGGTGTCCGCGCTCGACGTGTCGATCCAGGCGCAGATTCTCAATCTGTTCATGGATCTGCAGGAGCAGTTCAAGACCAGCTATGTGTTCATCTCGCACAATCTGTCGGTGGTGGAACATATCGCCGACGATGTGATGGTGATGTACTTCGGCGGCGTGGCGGAGCTCGGCGACAAGAAGCGGATTTTCTCGAAGCCGCGTCATCCGTACACGCGTGCGCTGATGTCGGCCACGCCTTCGATCTTCGAAGCAGATCGCACCATCAAGATCAAGCTGCAAGGTGAAATGCCGTCGCCGCTGAATCCGCCGTCGGGCTGCACGTTCCATCAGCGCTGCCCGTACGCGATCGACCGGTGCCGCAGCGAAGAACCGAAGTTGCGTGAAGTGGATGGCCGTCAGGTGTCGTGTCACCGCGCCGAGGAGGTGGGGGACATGGATGCCTGA
- a CDS encoding ABC transporter permease subunit yields MADIQNTVPTAVTPPGGRAIAAREFWANFSRNRGAVGAGIIVLVLIFIAIFAPLIAPHSPIEQYRDFVKIPPAWLDGGNWKFILGTDEAGRDILSRLMYGARLSFWIGFVSVVLALIPGVVLGLIAAFFEKWADTPIMRIMDVLLALPSLLLAVAVVAIIGPGLVNTMLAIAIVALPGYVRLTRASAQGELQKEYVTASRVAGASTLRLMFSQVLPNCTAPLIVQATLGFSSAILDAAALGFLGLGVQPPSAEWGAMLASARDYIDSAWWIVTMPGLSILISVLAINLLGDGLRDALDPKLKRMA; encoded by the coding sequence ATGGCAGACATTCAAAATACAGTCCCCACAGCGGTGACGCCGCCCGGCGGCCGCGCCATCGCCGCCCGCGAGTTCTGGGCGAATTTCTCGCGCAATCGTGGCGCAGTCGGCGCCGGCATCATCGTGCTGGTGTTGATTTTCATCGCGATCTTTGCGCCGTTGATCGCGCCGCACAGCCCGATCGAGCAGTATCGCGACTTCGTGAAGATCCCGCCCGCATGGCTCGACGGCGGCAACTGGAAGTTCATTCTCGGCACCGACGAAGCGGGCCGCGACATCCTCTCGCGTTTGATGTACGGCGCGCGGCTGTCGTTCTGGATCGGCTTCGTCTCGGTGGTGCTCGCGCTGATTCCGGGCGTCGTGCTCGGCTTGATCGCGGCGTTCTTCGAGAAGTGGGCCGATACGCCGATCATGCGCATCATGGACGTGCTGCTCGCATTGCCTTCGCTGCTGCTCGCAGTCGCGGTGGTCGCGATCATCGGTCCGGGCCTCGTCAACACGATGCTGGCGATTGCGATCGTCGCGTTGCCGGGTTATGTGCGTTTGACGCGTGCTTCGGCACAAGGCGAATTGCAGAAAGAGTATGTGACGGCTTCGCGCGTTGCTGGCGCAAGCACGCTGCGTCTGATGTTCTCGCAAGTGCTGCCGAACTGCACCGCACCGCTGATCGTGCAGGCTACGCTGGGCTTTTCGTCGGCGATTCTCGATGCCGCGGCGCTCGGCTTCCTCGGTCTCGGCGTGCAACCGCCGTCGGCGGAGTGGGGCGCGATGCTGGCTTCGGCGCGCGACTATATCGATAGCGCCTGGTGGATCGTCACGATGCCGGGTCTTTCCATCCTGATCTCGGTGCTCGCGATCAATCTGCTCGGCGACGGGCTGCGCGACGCACTCGACCCCAAACTGAAACGGATGGCATGA
- a CDS encoding TraB/GumN family protein, whose translation MPDAVAARRLARRSREGGRHAAFARRWGAFALTGAALLGVCSVFHLGAGPIGVAHAGGAAANSPAQAGRPAMPVPSLPAPSRATLPGFNPPPATPGTTASGPVRTQPARMPFYVATRGTTTIYVLGTLHVGDPADYPPGQPFRAPILGALAASPTLALELSPDELLVSQDDVSKYGVCRRDCLPGLLPEPVWRKLAMRLRGNPAALDEIKKMRPWLASLVVETYDSLSAGLQTEYGTEAQLQNVYIRTRGKIIGLETLHQQMRAFTGLTLAQQREMLAQDLVQTPAENVDDVKTLHRLWQVGDADAIAAWQAAKSEKLARDKRISDSIDNRIVYERNRRFVSRMLLIAGPNKPVFVAIGALHLGGRKGVLQLLRQHGFVVDAG comes from the coding sequence ATGCCTGATGCAGTGGCGGCGCGTCGTCTTGCGCGCCGCTCGCGTGAGGGTGGCCGCCACGCTGCTTTCGCGCGGCGCTGGGGAGCGTTTGCACTGACCGGTGCCGCGCTCCTCGGCGTATGTTCTGTTTTTCATCTGGGCGCGGGGCCGATCGGCGTCGCGCATGCCGGTGGGGCGGCCGCCAATTCGCCCGCTCAGGCGGGGCGGCCGGCGATGCCGGTGCCCAGTCTGCCGGCGCCATCGCGCGCCACCTTGCCGGGTTTCAATCCGCCGCCCGCCACGCCGGGCACCACGGCGAGCGGCCCGGTGCGCACGCAACCGGCGCGCATGCCGTTCTATGTCGCGACACGCGGCACCACGACCATCTACGTACTCGGCACGTTGCACGTCGGCGATCCGGCGGACTATCCGCCCGGGCAACCGTTCCGCGCGCCGATTCTCGGCGCACTGGCGGCCTCGCCGACGCTGGCGCTCGAACTCTCACCCGACGAACTGCTGGTCTCGCAAGACGACGTGTCGAAGTACGGCGTATGCCGCCGTGACTGTCTGCCGGGCCTGCTGCCCGAGCCTGTGTGGCGCAAGCTGGCCATGCGTCTGCGCGGCAATCCCGCTGCCCTGGATGAAATCAAGAAGATGCGGCCGTGGCTCGCGTCCCTGGTGGTCGAGACCTACGATTCGTTGAGCGCCGGCTTGCAGACCGAGTACGGCACGGAAGCGCAATTGCAGAACGTGTATATCAGGACGCGCGGCAAGATCATCGGTCTCGAGACGCTGCATCAGCAGATGCGCGCGTTCACCGGACTCACGCTCGCGCAGCAGCGCGAAATGCTTGCGCAGGACCTGGTGCAGACACCCGCGGAAAACGTCGACGATGTGAAGACGTTGCATCGCCTGTGGCAAGTGGGGGATGCCGATGCGATTGCGGCCTGGCAGGCCGCGAAGTCCGAAAAGCTGGCGCGCGACAAGCGCATCTCCGATTCGATCGACAACAGGATCGTGTACGAGCGCAACCGGCGCTTCGTGTCACGGATGCTGCTGATCGCGGGCCCGAACAAGCCGGTGTTCGTGGCAATCGGTGCATTGCATCTGGGCGGCCGCAAGGGTGTGCTGCAGCTTTTGCGGCAGCACGGGTTCGTGGTGGATGCGGGGTGA
- a CDS encoding ABC transporter permease subunit, translated as MFRFVLRRVGMVIPTFIGITILAFALIHLIPGDPIEVMMGERGVDPAMHAAAMHRLGLDESLPMQYVHYVGRAVHGDLGTSIITNTSVMGEFLARFPATVELSMCAMMFALIVGLPAGVFAALRRGTVVDHGVMGTALTGYSMPIFWWGLILIMFFSVDLGWTPVSGRIAVEYDIPHVTGFMLIDALMSTDAGAFKSALSHLILPAIVLGTIPLAVVARMTRSSMLEVLREDYIRTARAKGLSPGRVIVVHALRNALIPVVTVIGLQVGTLLAGAVLTETLFSWPGIGKWLIDAISRRDYPVVQGGILMIATLVIVVNLVVDLLYGVLNPRIRHTR; from the coding sequence ATGTTCCGCTTTGTTTTGCGCCGCGTCGGCATGGTGATACCGACCTTCATCGGCATCACAATCCTCGCGTTTGCGCTGATTCACCTGATACCGGGCGACCCCATCGAAGTGATGATGGGCGAGCGCGGCGTCGATCCGGCCATGCATGCCGCCGCGATGCACCGGCTCGGGCTCGACGAGTCCTTGCCCATGCAATACGTCCACTATGTCGGCCGCGCCGTGCACGGCGACCTCGGCACCTCGATCATCACCAATACCAGCGTGATGGGCGAATTCCTCGCACGCTTCCCCGCTACGGTCGAACTGTCGATGTGCGCCATGATGTTCGCTTTGATCGTCGGCCTTCCAGCGGGCGTGTTCGCGGCCCTCAGGCGTGGCACGGTGGTCGATCACGGCGTGATGGGCACGGCGCTGACCGGCTACTCGATGCCGATCTTCTGGTGGGGCTTGATCCTCATCATGTTCTTTTCCGTGGACCTCGGCTGGACGCCGGTGTCGGGCCGCATCGCGGTCGAATACGACATTCCGCACGTGACTGGCTTCATGCTGATCGACGCGTTGATGTCCACCGACGCAGGCGCGTTCAAATCCGCGCTCAGCCATCTGATCCTGCCGGCCATTGTGCTTGGCACGATTCCGCTCGCGGTTGTCGCGCGGATGACGCGTTCGTCGATGCTCGAAGTGCTGCGCGAGGATTACATCCGCACTGCGCGTGCGAAGGGCTTGTCGCCTGGGCGGGTAATCGTCGTGCACGCATTGCGTAACGCGCTGATTCCGGTCGTGACCGTGATCGGCTTGCAGGTCGGCACGCTGCTGGCCGGCGCGGTGCTGACCGAGACGCTGTTTTCATGGCCGGGCATCGGCAAATGGCTGATCGACGCGATCAGCCGGCGCGACTATCCGGTAGTGCAGGGCGGTATTCTGATGATCGCTACGCTGGTGATCGTCGTGAACCTCGTCGTTGATTTGCTGTACGGCGTGTTGAACCCGCGCATCCGCCATACGAGGTAA